A region of Lycium barbarum isolate Lr01 chromosome 3, ASM1917538v2, whole genome shotgun sequence DNA encodes the following proteins:
- the LOC132630641 gene encoding serine/threonine-protein phosphatase 7 long form homolog yields the protein MEPNLHPWPFDPSVLYLQDTHKSQLLWDEVIDSSTLFRSRRVEHAWNILGAWPPHPRVLDIRYRGSIYHCVVDGQVQHDRALVTTMIEGWRPEAHTFHLCTGEATITLQDVEVMYGLQVDGCLLYIEEPQPQPPLSYREELTRLTDYVPREGEMWGQIRMSMVALYTHLHLLDIERLITDDKPQVDVNRSDRLYLLIKFGGILFPNTSGSYVSLKYLVFLKDLGELGCYIWGATVLAYLYRSLCKASTGDKRDVSGF from the coding sequence atggagCCCAACCTTCATCCGTGGCCCTTCGATCCATCAGTACTTTATCTACAGGATACTCATAAGTCCCAGCTATTATGGGATGAGGTGATAGATTCCAGTACGTTGTTCCGTTCCCGTAGGGTGGAACATGCGTGGAATATTTTAGGGGCTTGGCCCCCACATCCTCGCGTTTTAGATATACGTTATCGGGGCAGTATCTATCATTGTGTCGTTGATGGTCAGGTACAGCATGATAGGGCTCTTGTGACCACCATGATTGAGGGATGGCGACCGGAGGCCCACACATTTCATCTCtgcactggtgaggccactatcACGCTTCAAGATGTGGAGGTCATGTATGGACTACAAGTAGATGGATGCCTGTTATACATTGAGGAGCCTCAGCCTCAGCCGCCGTTGTCGTATCGGgaggagttgactaggctcaccgatTACGTGCCTAGGGAGGGTGAGATGTGGGGACAAATTCGGATGTCGATGGTTGCCCTCTATACTCACTTACACCTCTTAGACATCGAGCGTCTTATTACAGACGACAAACCTCAGGTGGATGTAAATCGTAGTGACCGTCTGTACTTACTCATCAAATTTGGGGGTATCCTGTTCCCGAACACATCGGGTTCCTATGTGAGCTTAAAGTATTTGGTATTTCTGAAGGATCTGGGCGAGTTAGGATGTTATATTTGGGGCGCTACTGTTCTGGCTTACCTGTATCGATCATTATGTAAAGCGTCTACGGGCGATAAGAGGGATGTCTCTGGATTTTAG